A region from the Medicago truncatula cultivar Jemalong A17 chromosome 6, MtrunA17r5.0-ANR, whole genome shotgun sequence genome encodes:
- the LOC120580819 gene encoding protein argonaute 1: protein MYLTKHVFKMSKQYLANVALKINVKVWGRNTVLGDALSRRIPLVSDRPSIIFGADVTHPHPGEDSSPSIAAVVASQDWPEITKYAGIS, encoded by the exons ATGTATTTAACTAAACATGTATTTAAGATGAGCAAGCAGTACCTTGCAAATGTTGCTTTGAAAATCAATGTGAAGGTTTGGGGTAGGAATACAGTGCTTGGTGATGCACTTTCTCGACGCATTCCACTAGTTAGTGATAGGCCTTCGATCATTTTTGGCGCTGATGTTACTCATCCACACCCTGGAGAGGACTCAAGCCCATCAATAGCAGCT GTTGTTGCTTCTCAAGATTGGCCTGAAATTACCAAGTATGCTGGAATATCTTAA
- the LOC25496142 gene encoding steroid 5-alpha-reductase DET2, producing MAMSMFFNFMFPPPSSIFVTAMSIISFVALANYGISEIRGKHLNYSKFWNANNNKTNSVKQIKLSSKVGMLLLYTPAFLAGAVSFWIFPNEGLRSTILQGALTLHYFKRVFESLFVHKYSGSMILDSAIPITLSYLMSTITMIYGQHLTKDLPEPQINLIYPGIVLFLVGIIGNFYHHFLLSKLRGKGEKEYKIPKGGLFGIVICPHYMFEIIDFYGVFFISQTLYSLIFAIGTTFYLLGRSHATRNWYLSKFEDFPKNVKAVIPFVF from the exons ATGGCCATGTCTATGTTTTTTAACTTCATGTTCCCACCACCATCTTCTATATTTGTCACAGCCATGTCAATTATAAGTTTTGTTGCACTTGCAAATTATGGTATTTCTGAAATCAGAGGAAAGCATTTGAATTATTCCAAATTTTGGAATGCAAATAATAACAAAACCAATAGTGTAAAGCAAATTAAGTTGTCAAGTAAGGTTGGTATGTTGTTGCTCTATACTCCTGCTTTTCTAGCTGGTGCAGTGTCCTTTTGGATCTTTCCTAATGAAGGTTTAAGATCTACAATCCTTCAAGGTGCTTTGACCCTTCACTACTTCAAGAGGGTCTTTGAG TCTCTGTTTGTTCACAAATATAGTGGTTCTATGATTCTTGATTCTGCAATTCCAATCACTCTGAGTTACCTTATGTCAACTATAACTATGATCTATGGCCAACACCTCACAAAAGACCTTCCAGAACCacaaattaatttgatttatccAGGAATTGTGTTGTTCCTAGTTGGTATCATTGGCAACTTCTACCATCATTTTCTTCTATCAAAATTGAGAGGAAAAGGTGAAAAAGAATACAAGATTCCTAAAGGTGGCTTATTTGGGATTGTGATATGTCCTCATTATATGTTTGAGATAATTGATTTTTATGGGGTATTTTTCATTTCCCAAACATTGTATTCATTGATTTTTGCTATAGGCACCACTTTCTACTTGTTAGGTAGGAGTCATGCAACTAGGAATTGGTATCTTTCTAAGTTTGAAGATTTCCCAAAAAATGTTAAGGCTGTTATCCCATTTGTGTTTTAA